Within Lentisphaerota bacterium, the genomic segment ACGGGCGTGAGCAGCGCCTCAACGGCGCGGGCGGCGGCGAGGTCCTGGCCGACCACGACCGCAAAGACCACGGGCAGGCCCGTTAGCAGCAGCCATTCCCGGCCGAGGTCAATGAGGGTTTCGCCAGCCGACGTCACATGGCCGAGGGCGACATCGCCGATGATGACCTCGCTCTCCACCGCCGTTGTGCATGCGGCGGGCTGGATGATGTGCGGCGACGAGCGATAGCGGCGGCGAAGAATGATCTGAGCCAGCAGATTGGAGGTGCGGGACTCGGCCGAAAGCCGCAAGGTGCGGATTTCTGAGGGGGGGACGGTGGATCGGATGTAGACAGACCCGACGCGGCCGGCGGAGGCGATGCCCAAGCCCTCGACGCGAGACCAGCCGAGCGATCGGCCCTCTTGGATGAAGGCAGCGGCAGGCACCAGCGAGGCATGAAATTCACCAGCAGCCATGCGAACGGCAAGGGCCGCAGGCACATCCTTGATGAGTTCCACCTCAGGCGATAACCCGTAGTGAAAGGGGATCGCATTCAAATAGCGAATCATGCCCAACCGCATAGAGCCCCCATCACCTGTTCGAGTTGATCGGCCAACGCGGCGACCTCGGCCTCGGTAATCACGAGCGGCGGCATAACGGTCACGGTGTTGCGCATGAGGCCGGTCTTGCCGATGAGAAAACCTCGATCCTTCATGGCTTCCAGGATGGCATCGGTCTCGGCGGTCATGGGGTGGGTGGCGCTGCCCAGCTCCATCGCCTGCATCAGCCCGCGCCCCCGGACTTCACGGACGCCGCAGACGGATTGCGCAATAGCCTCAAACCGCTGCCGCAGCAGTCCACCCAGTTCAGCGGCGCGTCGGGGGAGATCGTGCTCGCGCAGGTAGCGCAGCACCTGCCGGGCGGCGGTAGCCGACACCGCATTGCCCCCGGTTGTGGAGGCGCCCGGCTTCGTGTAGTTCGCGGCGATGCGTTCGGTGGTGCAGAAGGCGCCGATTGGAAAGCCATTGCCGAGCGCCTTGGCCAGCGTCAGGATGTCGGGTTCGACGCCCAGATGCTGGAAAGCGAAGTCGGATCCGGTGCGGCCAAACCCGGTCTGAATCTCATCAAAGATGAGCAGGACACCGTGCTCGCGGGTGATCTCGCGCAGACGGTGGAAATAGCCGTCCGGGGGGACAATGATGCCGCCATTGCCTTGGATGGGCTCCAGAATCACCGCTGCGGTGTCGGGATCGATCTGCTCGGCGAGCGCGACGGCGCAGGCAAACTTGCAGGTTTTGGGTTCTTTCCCAAGCTCGCATTGTGCGCAGTGGGGGCGCGGTGCCAAACGGGCGGCGGGTGACGGAACGGGATCGGTCTGCCACATCGGCACGCCGGTCAGGCTCATCGTCAGATGCGTCCGGCCATGGAGACCCCCGCGTATGGCGATGAAACCGGATCTGCCGGTGTGCAGCCGAGCGAGCAGCAACGCGCCCTCATTGGCTTCCGACCCGGAATTGACGAAGAAGACCCGCTGGAGTGATCCGTTGATAAAGCCGATCAAATCCCGCGCGAGTTCGAGCATGGGTGAGGTCAGATAGATCGAGGTGGTGTGCTGCAACGTGCGGATCTGCTCAATGGCGGGCTCCGTGATCGCCGGATTGCAATGTCCGCAATTCATCACCGTGACGCCGCTGTAGCAATCGAGGTAGCGTTTGCCCTCGGTATCCACCAGGTACTGCATCTCGCCGCGGACAAACACCGGAGGATTGCGGTAAAAGTGGTTGACACACGGGATCAGATAATCCTGCTTGAGCGCGAGCAGCCGTGCGGCGGGGGCGTCCGAGTTTGGCAAGGGATCCGTCCTACCGTTCAAAGCTGGTGATGGACTTCTCGACATCGTGGATAATCCCCTTGGGGTAGGCACCCCGGTTGAAAGGCTGGCCGGGATGCGCGGCGGAAAATTCGGCCGCTCCAGTGGGATCACCGGCCATGGCTTTGCGGTAAGCGACCAGGCACGCTGGAAGCGTTGCGGGGTCCGCCAGACGCGCATCGATGCGAAAAGAGGCCGGACGCAGCGACATCAGGGCCGGCACGGCCGACAACAGGCACAGATCGTTTTCCATCAGGATGTGATTGCGGCAGTAGGTGTCGGTGCAGATTCGCCGCACCGTGCCGCGGGCATCGCGCAGGTAAAACGTGTCGATGGCGCACGGCATCCGGCAGATTTCGC encodes:
- a CDS encoding aspartate aminotransferase family protein, with protein sequence MSRSPSPALNGRTDPLPNSDAPAARLLALKQDYLIPCVNHFYRNPPVFVRGEMQYLVDTEGKRYLDCYSGVTVMNCGHCNPAITEPAIEQIRTLQHTTSIYLTSPMLELARDLIGFINGSLQRVFFVNSGSEANEGALLLARLHTGRSGFIAIRGGLHGRTHLTMSLTGVPMWQTDPVPSPAARLAPRPHCAQCELGKEPKTCKFACAVALAEQIDPDTAAVILEPIQGNGGIIVPPDGYFHRLREITREHGVLLIFDEIQTGFGRTGSDFAFQHLGVEPDILTLAKALGNGFPIGAFCTTERIAANYTKPGASTTGGNAVSATAARQVLRYLREHDLPRRAAELGGLLRQRFEAIAQSVCGVREVRGRGLMQAMELGSATHPMTAETDAILEAMKDRGFLIGKTGLMRNTVTVMPPLVITEAEVAALADQLEQVMGALCGWA